The Leucothrix mucor DSM 2157 DNA window GCTGCTGTGGTACCAGCCCTGCGCACATTAAAGCGATGCGCGAAGCGGTTGATGGCTTGCCGCCTCGTGAGATTCCGGAAATTCCGGTGGCGTGTCGTTTATCTGGGCTTGAGCCACTGACGATTACGGCTGACTCACTGTTCTTAAATGTGGGCGAGCGCACAAACGTGACTGGTTCGGCTGTATTTAAGCGCATGATCGTTGAAGAAGATTATGATGCTGCCTTGACCGTGGCTTTGCAGCAAGTTGAAAACGGCGCGCAAATCATCGACATCAATATGGATGAAGGTCTGCTGGACTCGAAGAAAGTCATGCAGCGCTTCCTAAACCTGATTGCCGCTGAGCCAGATATTTCACGCGTACCGGTGATGATCGACTCCTCAAAATGGGAAGTGATCGAAGCGGGTTTGAAATGCGTGCAAGGCAAGTGTGTGGTCAACTCGATCAGCATGAAAGAAGGTGTTGAGCAATTCATCCAACACGCTAAATTGTGCATGCGCTACGGTGCGGCCGTGGTGGTCATGGCATTTGATGAAGAAGGCCAAGCCGACACCATTGATCGCAAAGTAGAAATCTGCACACGCGCCTACAACATTCTGGTGAATGAAGTTGGCTTCCCACCGCAAGACATTATCTTCGACCCGAATATCTTCGCGATTGCGACGGGTATGGAAGAGCACAATAACTACGGCATCGACTTTATCGAAGCCACGCGCCAGATCAAGCAAACCCTGCCACATGCAATGGTGTCGGGCGGTTTGTCGAATGTCTCGTTCTCATTCCGTGGTAATAATCCGGTGCGTGAAGCCATTCATGCGGTGTTCCTGTATCACGCGATTCAGGCTGGTATGGACATGGGTATCGTAAATGCCGGACAGCTAGCCATTTACGAAGATATCCCGGAAGAGCTGCGCGATGCAGTAGAAGATGTGGTGCTAAACCGCAAGCCGGAAGCCACTGAGAACCTGCTGGAGATCGCTGAGAAATACCGTGGCGATGGCTCCAAAGCGGAGAAGCAAGACGAAGAATGGCGCAAGCTGCCCGTAAATAAGCGCCTTGAATATGCGCTGGTTAAAGGAATTACCGAATTCATTACAGCGGATACTGCCGAGGCGCTGGAAGCCGTTGGCCGCCCGCTTGAGCTAATCGAAGGCCCGCTAATGGCCGGTATGAACGTGGTCGGTGATTTGTTTGGTGCCGGTAAAATGTTCCTGCCACAAGTGGTGAAATCAGCCCGTGTAATGAAGCAAGCCGTTGCCTACCTTGAGCCATTTATGGACGCTGAAAAAGAAGGCGTCGATAAGAGTAATGGCCGCGTGATCATGGCAACCGCTAAAGGTGACGTGCATGATATCGGTAAGAATATCGTCGGCGTGGTACTGCAATGTAACGGTTACGAAGTCATCGACTTAGGCGTTATGTGTAAGGCTGAAACCATTTTTGCGGCGGCCCGTGAACATAAAGCTGACGTGATCGGTATCTCCGGTTTGATCACACCATCGCTGGAAGAAATGTCGCACGTCGCTAAAGAAATGGCACGTCAGGGCTTTGATATTCCATTGCTAATTGGTGGCGCAACAACCTCCAAAATGCACACGGCGGTGAAAATTGCGCCGCACTACAAGCAACCGGTTGTGTATGTACCGGATGCGTCGCGCTGTGTGGGTGTGGTGAATAAGCTGTTGAGTGAGACGCTGCGCGAGCCGTACCTTGCCGAGCTGGAAACCGAATACGATCAGTACCGCGAGCGCTTTAATGCCAAGATGAAAAAGCAGGACTTCCTGCGTTTGGAAATTGCGCGTTCTAATAAATTAGCTACCGACTGGGCGCATTATGATGCGACTAAGCCAGCGGTTGAAGGCGTGCAGGTCATTGAGAAAATGGACTTGCGGGTACTGGCCGAGCTAATCGACTGGACGCCATTCTTCCACACCTGGCAGCTGCGCAAGAAGTACCCACAGATTCTGGAAGATCCTGAGTTGGGTGAAGAAGCGACTAAGCTATTTGCCGACGCTAAGCTGATGCTCGAACGCTTTATCAAAGATGACACGGTTCAGGCGCATGCGGTATTTGGTATTTTCCCTGCCAATACCGTGAATGATGACGACATCGAGATTTACACCGATGAGGCCCGGTCTGAAGTGTTTGATACGGTGATTGGCTTACGCCAGCAGACGGTACATCCGACGGATCGCCCTAACCTGTCGCTGTCTGACTTTATTGCACCTAAAGAAAGTGGTGTGCAGGATTATATTGGAGCCTTTGCCGTAACGGCGGGTATCGGTTTGGATAAGCTGGTTGCTGAGTATGACGCGGATCAGGATGACTACCACAGCATTATGGCCAAAGCGATTGCCGATCGCTTGGCTGAAGCATTTGCCGAGTATTTGCACCGCGAAGTGCGTACCAAGCATTGGGGTTATATGGCCGATGAAAACTTGTCGCAAGAGGCGTTGATTAAAGAGCAGTATCAAGGAATTCGCCCTGCGCCGGGTTATCCCGCGAACCCTGACCATACCCAGAAAGATACGATTTGGGATCTGTTGAAGCCTGAGGAAAATGCGGGGATTTCAATGACAGAGAGCTGGGCGATGTTGCCTGCGGCTTCTGTTAGTGGATGGTATTTCTCGCATCCTGAGTCGCAGTATTTTGGTGTAGCGAAGATTGATCAGGAGCAGATTGCTGATTATGCCAAGCGTAAGGGCGTGACTGTGGAGAAGGCGGAGAGCTTGTTGGCGCCTAATTTGGGGTATGTGCCAAGCACTTAACTTTCCACCGAAATCCTAAAACCGATACCATCATCACAGCTGCCCCAGATCCATTATTGCGGGCAGCTGATCTAATCCCCCTGGAGTCGTAATACCACGAGCCTCCACGAAAAACATATCCGTCGCCCTGCCTTACCTCTGGATCTACCGCTGCTTTTCTCCCAAGCCTCTCCAACCAAGCATCCTGACACCACTCTGATACATTCCCATGCATTTCATATAAACCCCATGAATTAGCTGGAAGAGACTTAACAGGTAATGGTTTTACCCGAAATACTCCCTCCCCCTGCGAATCATCCATATAGTTGACTTGATTTGGTGTGACCTGCTGGCCAAATGAAAAAGGGCTTGTTGTTCCAGCACGACATGCATATTCCCATTGAGCTTCCGTAGGCAATCGAGCTCTCAGCCTCTTAAACTGAAAATTAAGCGTATTAATAAACTCTTGAGTCTCATTCCAACCCACCTTGTATACAGGAAGGTTTTTATCTCCAGTAAAGCAAGCTGGTAGAGAACCTGTCACCGCTTCCCACAACTCTTGTGTAACAGCACTTTCTCCCAACCAAAAACCCTGAGTCAAGGTCACCAGATGCTGATCTTCATCACTAAAACGCCCAACCTCTGAATCTGGAGACCCCATCAGAAAAGCACCTGCTTCAATATAGCGAAAACGTTGCTTTATATGTTGGATTTGGATGTCGGCATATTTGCCGAATTGGTCTTCTCCCGATTTGGATGCCCATTTAGGACTAGTTGAGAAAGTATCGGATGGAGGCTTAACCGCTTTCAAGACAGGGTTTATATCTAGCTTGGAAAATATAGCATCAAAAAGCTGCTCCCAATTCACTTGAATAGAAAAATCTAACACCTGCAAATGCCTGATCCACAAAGGCATTCTCACATGTTCAGCAATAACCGGAATAATCGGTAAGCCAATTTCTCTGGCCATGCTGATTTCGTTGTATACCCAGTCAGAGGTGCGGATTTTTTCTGAGATAACCAGCACCACTAAATCGCTGGTTTCTAGCTCAAATTCCAGCTTGGTATCCCATCGGTCCCCAGGCTTTAAGCCAATTACATCAAGGAATACCTCAAAGCCAGCGGCCTGAAGTTGCTGCTGGGCTTCTGTTGCGAGGCTTTGACCATGGCTTTCGTCACGACCGTAACTGATGAATATTTTGGGCATAGGTGAGTAATTTTAGACAAGTGGGGGAATAATACGACAATTCACTCCATGCAGGAACATTCATGATACGGGTCGTAAGCATCAGCACAACTTTATTAGAAAATTTGCTCCCGAATACTTTGTAGCAAGATAATTGTACACCTGAAAATCCGAGCATAGATCTCTTAACCTTTCCGCAATAAACTGGTCATATGACCAGTTAGATAAAGGAGAGAAAATATGCACACATGGCCAGTACAAGACGCCAAAGCCCGCTTTATTGAGTTGCTTGATGCCTGCATTGCTGAAGGGCCTCAGATGGTTTCACGCCGAGGCACAGAAACAGCAGTATTAGTGTCTCTAATCGAATGGAAGCGCCTGCAAAGTGCAGCAAGACCTTCATTAAAAGCCTTACTACTTAGCGATGAAACCCGCACAGAGGAACTTCCCTTGCCTGCGCGAGGCCAAGCACGTCGCCGTAACAATCGGTGAAATTCAGGCAGACATTGAAATGACTCGCGCTCTCCTTGCGCTAATTCCATAGCATTTTACAACTCTTGTAATCTACCGTAGACTGACATACCAGCTATACAAACTGATATGTTTATATAAGCCAAGTCCCAAACTAGAATGTCTAACTCGTCTAACGAGGTGGGCCAATTTGATGTGCAACAGACTAAACGCAGCATCAACAAACGTGCCCATTTTAGTAAAACCAGCCATTCAAAATTAAGATTTGCTTATTGGAAAATAGCTTGTATAGTATTTAACGTCGACGCTATGTGGCTGAAGTATTTGAATAAATAGCAATCGACCGATTAAAAACTGTTTTTATTATGCTTTCTTGGAGGAAGATCATGCTAAAGAAGATTATCACGTCAGTGGCGGTTGCTGCCTGCGTCGGAGTTTTATCAACGACAAGTGCCATTGCGGCAGAAACACTGAAATGGGCGCACGTCTATGAGACGGGTTCCAACTATCACACCGCTGCACTGTGGGCTGCTGAAGAAGTTAAAAAGCGCACCGATGGCCGCGTAGAAATCAAAGTATTCCCCGCTTCCTCGCTTGGAAAAGAAGTTGAGATTAATGAAGGTTTAGGCATCGGCTCCGTCGATATTATCTACACCGGCCCTAACTTTGCTGAACGTTATTATGGCCCGATTGCCATCTCTGATTACCCATTTATCATGCGTGATTATGATCACTGGAAGAAGTATCGCGACAGTGAATTATTCGCAGAGCTTTCAGAAGGCTACAAGGATGCAACCGGTCATACCGTGTCAACACTGGGCTACTATGGCCAACGCCATGTCACGTCAAACAAACCAATCTTAAAGCCAGAAGATATGAAAGGCTTGAAGATTCGCGTACCGAACTCGCCACTGATGTTGATGTTCCCTCGCGCGGTCGATGCGAACCCAACGCCAATGGCATTCTCTGAAGTATATCTGGCGCTCCAGCAAGGCGTGGTGGATGCACAGGAAAACCCACTGCCAACCATTAAGTTCAAGAAATTCTACGAAGTACAATCCAATATCAACCT harbors:
- the metH gene encoding methionine synthase, which gives rise to MSANSQAFEDALKKRILILDGAMGTMIQRHELEEADYRGERFADWPSDLRGNNDLLSLTQPDLIKGIHTEYLEAGADIIETNTFNGTQIAMADYGMESLAAEICEESARLARQACDEIEAKIPGQPRYVAGVIGPTNRTASLSPDVNDPGFRNVTFDDLVEAYSEACEALIRGGSDLILIETIFDCLNAKAAIFAVEQVFEDQGFRLPIMISGTITDASGRTLSGQTTEAFWNSMCHAKPVSIGLNCALGAKELRQYVEELSRVADTHVSAHPNAGLPNAFGGYDETPEDMAAHVQEWAQSGFLNIIGGCCGTSPAHIKAMREAVDGLPPREIPEIPVACRLSGLEPLTITADSLFLNVGERTNVTGSAVFKRMIVEEDYDAALTVALQQVENGAQIIDINMDEGLLDSKKVMQRFLNLIAAEPDISRVPVMIDSSKWEVIEAGLKCVQGKCVVNSISMKEGVEQFIQHAKLCMRYGAAVVVMAFDEEGQADTIDRKVEICTRAYNILVNEVGFPPQDIIFDPNIFAIATGMEEHNNYGIDFIEATRQIKQTLPHAMVSGGLSNVSFSFRGNNPVREAIHAVFLYHAIQAGMDMGIVNAGQLAIYEDIPEELRDAVEDVVLNRKPEATENLLEIAEKYRGDGSKAEKQDEEWRKLPVNKRLEYALVKGITEFITADTAEALEAVGRPLELIEGPLMAGMNVVGDLFGAGKMFLPQVVKSARVMKQAVAYLEPFMDAEKEGVDKSNGRVIMATAKGDVHDIGKNIVGVVLQCNGYEVIDLGVMCKAETIFAAAREHKADVIGISGLITPSLEEMSHVAKEMARQGFDIPLLIGGATTSKMHTAVKIAPHYKQPVVYVPDASRCVGVVNKLLSETLREPYLAELETEYDQYRERFNAKMKKQDFLRLEIARSNKLATDWAHYDATKPAVEGVQVIEKMDLRVLAELIDWTPFFHTWQLRKKYPQILEDPELGEEATKLFADAKLMLERFIKDDTVQAHAVFGIFPANTVNDDDIEIYTDEARSEVFDTVIGLRQQTVHPTDRPNLSLSDFIAPKESGVQDYIGAFAVTAGIGLDKLVAEYDADQDDYHSIMAKAIADRLAEAFAEYLHREVRTKHWGYMADENLSQEALIKEQYQGIRPAPGYPANPDHTQKDTIWDLLKPEENAGISMTESWAMLPAASVSGWYFSHPESQYFGVAKIDQEQIADYAKRKGVTVEKAESLLAPNLGYVPST
- a CDS encoding type II toxin-antitoxin system Phd/YefM family antitoxin, translating into MHTWPVQDAKARFIELLDACIAEGPQMVSRRGTETAVLVSLIEWKRLQSAARPSLKALLLSDETRTEELPLPARGQARRRNNR
- a CDS encoding SUMF1/EgtB/PvdO family nonheme iron enzyme, with the translated sequence MPKIFISYGRDESHGQSLATEAQQQLQAAGFEVFLDVIGLKPGDRWDTKLEFELETSDLVVLVISEKIRTSDWVYNEISMAREIGLPIIPVIAEHVRMPLWIRHLQVLDFSIQVNWEQLFDAIFSKLDINPVLKAVKPPSDTFSTSPKWASKSGEDQFGKYADIQIQHIKQRFRYIEAGAFLMGSPDSEVGRFSDEDQHLVTLTQGFWLGESAVTQELWEAVTGSLPACFTGDKNLPVYKVGWNETQEFINTLNFQFKRLRARLPTEAQWEYACRAGTTSPFSFGQQVTPNQVNYMDDSQGEGVFRVKPLPVKSLPANSWGLYEMHGNVSEWCQDAWLERLGRKAAVDPEVRQGDGYVFRGGSWYYDSRGIRSAARNNGSGAAVMMVSVLGFRWKVKCLAHTPN
- a CDS encoding sialic acid TRAP transporter substrate-binding protein SiaP, producing the protein MLKKIITSVAVAACVGVLSTTSAIAAETLKWAHVYETGSNYHTAALWAAEEVKKRTDGRVEIKVFPASSLGKEVEINEGLGIGSVDIIYTGPNFAERYYGPIAISDYPFIMRDYDHWKKYRDSELFAELSEGYKDATGHTVSTLGYYGQRHVTSNKPILKPEDMKGLKIRVPNSPLMLMFPRAVDANPTPMAFSEVYLALQQGVVDAQENPLPTIKFKKFYEVQSNINLTGHILNSLLTIVSDSAVDRVGDDFDTLNTVLKESAAKYSDEIYTSEQDLVAWFREQGTKVNEVDKKPFKDAVTPMLTADGVPYTLDHFNRLGAIE